A region of the Campylobacter cuniculorum DSM 23162 = LMG 24588 genome:
AGTCCCCTTTCAAGCTCTTGTTTTAAAGACTCTTCGTTTGTGAGTTTTTCAGCGATCGAACTTGCAATATTGCCCGTGATATTGTCCGCTTCTTGAATCACTTGCCCTAAAAAATCGCTATTATCTTTCACATATTGTTGATTAAAAGCGTCTTGTCTTTCACTCTCTTGCTCTTTTTTATATTGCTCTTGTGCTTTTAACTGCTCTTTTGTGAGCTTGAGTTGTTTTTGTCTTTGCTCGGGTGTGAGCCATTCTAAAGCCGCGTTAAGCTCTTGCTCTTGCGGGTCTGGTTGCGTTTGCGGTTTTTGCTCTTGCTCTTGCGGATCTGGTTGCGTTTGCGGATTTTGCTTTTTGATTTGAAAAGAGAGTCTTTTTCCCTGTGCTTTTAACACATCATAAGCACTAATCTGACTCTTATTTTTTTCATTATACGCTTTGACATTGTTTTCTAATGCGTCAAAATCGATATTTGATTCTAAACTTTTCAAATAATTCACCGCGTCCATTTTGTCGCGTCCTGTTTTTTCAAAGGCATCAAAATCAAAATTCACAAAATCACTCATCGTTCAATCCTCTTAAAAAATTTCTATAAAATAGCACAAAAAGCCCTTTAAAAATAGGGTTAAAAGGGCTTTGAAAGTTCAGCGATTTTTTGACTCATTTGCATGGTTTTTTGAAAATCCTTTGCTTTTTTTGCTTGCATAAGAGCTTTTAAATAATGCGTTTTGACAAGATTTTTTAACGCAAGAGAAAAATAGGCGGGTTTAAGGATATTAATGCTCTCATCCGCACAAAGCTCTAAAAGTTTCGCATCCATTTGAGAACTTTGCAAAAAATCTTTATAACTTTGTGCAAACTCTCCTAAAAACTCCGCAGACACAAAAAAGTTAAATCTTTGTTTAAACTCTTCATTATTTAAAGCGGTTTTTAAGCAGGTTTTGACATTAAAATCCTCATTTAAAGCAGTGTTTTTATCGATGATTTTTGCGTTAAAAACATTTGCATTGACGCCAAAAACTGCACACGCTTCTTGGATGCATTGCTCTTTGATGAAGTATTGTTTAATATTTTTGATTAAAGTGATGATTTCTTTGAGAAAATTATCCTTTTGCACGGCATTTTTTAAACGTTTTAAATGATACCTTAAATAAAACTCAAAACCACTATAAAAGGTAAAATGCTCTTTTAAATCGCATATGCCTTTAAGCTGATAAAATTCGCCTAAATCCTTGCATTTTTCCATCAAAAGAGCGACTTTGACATTGAAAAAATTTTGTTCAAAACACAATTTTAAAGAACGTATCACACTCTTATAACCCGGTGCATCTTTATCGGGCACAAAGCACAAAGTGAGTTCGCTTGTTTTAATGTGTTTAAAAATTAAAGCAAGATGTGAAGTTGTAAAGGCAGTTCCACACGTTGCAACGGCATTTTTAAGTCCGCATTTGTAAGCAGCAATCACATCAAAAAAACCCTCCATAATAAACAATTCTTTTTCTCTGTAAGCTGGGGTTTTTGCGTTGCAAAGATTATAAAGAATGAAACTTTTATTAAAAGTATTTGAGTTTTTAGAATTGATATATTTAGCTAAATGTGGATTTTTGATGAGCTCTCTTGTTGAAAATCCTCGCACCTTACCATAAGCATCTTTAAGAGCAAAACTTAAGCGGTTTGCAAAAATAACGCCTTCTTTTTCACTGACAAGCCCTAATTCATAAGCCTTTTTTCTTGCATTCAAAGAATCAATAAAACGCAAAAACTCCTCTTTTTTTGGCACATAACCCAAAGAAAAATGTTCGATGTCCTCTTCATCGATTCCGCGATTTGAAAAATACATTTTAGCTTTTTCATTTTGCTTTAAATGAGTTTTAAAAAATTCATTGAGTTGTTTTAAAAATT
Encoded here:
- the dnaG gene encoding DNA primase, coding for MSRFNIESFKSQVSIIRVLENYLVLRKEGAYFKALCPFHHEKTPSFIIDENKGFYHCFGCNESGDAIKFVQKFKNLDFFAAVEEIARLEHIELSFNEQSNAYFQNLEFLKQLNEFFKTHLKQNEKAKMYFSNRGIDEEDIEHFSLGYVPKKEEFLRFIDSLNARKKAYELGLVSEKEGVIFANRLSFALKDAYGKVRGFSTRELIKNPHLAKYINSKNSNTFNKSFILYNLCNAKTPAYREKELFIMEGFFDVIAAYKCGLKNAVATCGTAFTTSHLALIFKHIKTSELTLCFVPDKDAPGYKSVIRSLKLCFEQNFFNVKVALLMEKCKDLGEFYQLKGICDLKEHFTFYSGFEFYLRYHLKRLKNAVQKDNFLKEIITLIKNIKQYFIKEQCIQEACAVFGVNANVFNAKIIDKNTALNEDFNVKTCLKTALNNEEFKQRFNFFVSAEFLGEFAQSYKDFLQSSQMDAKLLELCADESINILKPAYFSLALKNLVKTHYLKALMQAKKAKDFQKTMQMSQKIAELSKPF